The sequence GCGAACGGCCGGGACGCGGCGGACGGGTCCGCGGTGCGCGTGGACAGCGCGCCCATCTGCGCGAAGGCCGTCACCACCAGGGGGGTCAGCACGGACTCGGCGCCGCCCGCGATCACGATGTCGCACCGGCCGGTGGCCAGGAGGTCGTGGGCGGTGGCGAGGGCGGTGGCGCCCGAGGCGCAGGCCGTGGCCGGGGCGAGGCTCGGGCCGCGGGCCCCCAGGTCGATGGCGATCTCGCCGGCGGCCGCGTTGGGCATCATCATCGGGGCGAGGAGCGGGGAGACGGCCTGCGGGCCGCCGCTGTCGAGCCTGCGGACGTTGTCCACGAGGGCGGTGACGCCGCCGACGCCGACGCCCAGCACGACGCCCACCCGGTCGCCGTCCCAGCCCGGCGGGCGCAGCCCGGCGTCGGCGACGGCGCGGCGCGCGGCGACCAGGGCCAGCTTCACGAACCGCGCCATCCGCCAGCCGGCCCGCCCGCCGACCGCTTCGTCCAGGTCGCTCCCGTCGGCCCGGCAGGCGAAGTCGGCCGGCAGACCGGCCAGTTCCGTACAGTGCCTGGCCACCGACCTGCCCGCGCACAGGCCGGCCCAGAAGGCGTCCTCGTCGGCGCCCACGGGCGTCACCAGGCCCAGGCCGGTCACCACGGTCGTGTCCTTCTCCCGCGCCATGCCGCGGACCTCCCCTGCCTCGTTCGGACCCACCGAAGGGCCAACGCGGCAGGCACCGCCGAGGGTGCGGGCAGCCGGCCCGAATGTGTCCGCCGGCGGGCGGCCGGTGTCCTCAGTTCTCCAGGGCGTCGGCCACGAGCTCCAGGAACCTGGCGTGGGCATGGGCGCTGCACACCGGTTCCGGGTTCCACGGCACCACCCGGGCCGCGCCCGCGACGGCCGTCCAGCCGGCGTTGGACCGAAGCTCGTCCAGCGGCGTGGCGTTGGACCGGATGTCGGCGAGGACGACGGCGGGGCGCAGGCCGGCGGCCTCGGTGTAGGCGGTCGTGGACCAGTTGGCACCGGGCCCTTCGGCGGGCTCCACGAGGTTGACGCCCAGTTCGCTCAGCACCCGCAGCTCGGGCCACATGCGGGGGCGGGCCAGGTGCGCCTGTTCCTGGCCCGCCGGTGACAGAGCGAGGACCGTCGGCCCGTCACCTCCCGCGTTGAGCGCGCGCAGCCGGTTCCTGGCGGCGTCCAGCTCCCGGGTCGCCGCCGCGGGCTCCTCGGCGCCGAGCGAGCGGGCCAGTTGGGCGAAGCGCTCACCGATCTCGGCGAGGGTGCGCGCCTGGCCGACGTCGATGACGACGACGGGGACGTGGCCCTCCAGGTGTTTGGCGGTCTCCGGGTCAAGGCCGTAGACCTGGCCGCCGCCGTAGCTGACGGCGACCACGAGGTCCGGCGCGCCGCGCAGCAGCGCGTCCACGTCCAGGGTGGGGCCCGCCCCGGCGTACGCGATCTCGTCCAGGGGGAGCGAGCCGGTCTTCGCCGCGTCGGGCGCGGCGGGGTCGTCGTGGCCGGAGCCGAACAGGCCGGCCGGCCGTATCCCGTGGTCCCACAGGGTCGCGCCTGCCTGGATGTAGGCGAGCACCCGCTGCGGGCGCTCGTCGCGGGCCGCCAACTGCCCGCGGTCGTCGGTGAACTGCCACCCGGTCCGTTCCCTCACGTCACACGCCTCCCAGCCGGAACGCCGCCCGGCGGCGGCGGTCAACGAGTACCTGCCCAGCGAATCCCGGCGGCACCCTCCGGAGTGACGAAAGGTCCTACAGATCCGCCTTGGTGCCCCGTACCAGGTAGGTGACGGGCCCGGGGTCGGGGACGTGGATCTCGCTGAAGCCGAGCCGGTCGTAGAAGGCCCTGGCCGGGGTGTTGGCGGTGAGCATGGACAGATGGACGCCCGCGACCCCTCTCGTGTTCAGGGCCGCGAGGAAGGTGCGCATCAGGTCCCTGCCGTACCCCTTGCGCTGCCAGTCGGGCAGCAGGTCGATGTGCAGGTGGGCGGGGTGGGCGGCGAGTTCGGGCAGGACCATCCGCTCGGGGTCGTGCAGGAGGGAGGCCATCTCGTCGGTGGGGCTGCGCGGCGGGCCTTCGGGGCGCGGATAGCGGTCCTCCACCCGGGGCAGCCACCGCTCGCGGAACTGCTTCACGAAGCGCGGTGTGTCGGCGGTGCCGAGGATGTATCCGACCGCGCGGCCGGTGCCGTCGTCGAGGACGAAGGTGAGGTCGGGCTCCAGGACTGCGTAGGGCGTGGCGAAGATCGACGGCACCAGTTCGGGGTCGGGGTACAGGTGCCGGACGTCGTCGCCGCCCGCGGCCGTGCGTATGCAGATGTCCGAGAGGGCGGCGCGGTCGCCGGGGTGGTAGGGCCGTGGGCCGGGGAGCTGGGTCACGGAGTCATCGTGCCGATTCTGAGAGCGCTCCCACAAGGGCCGGGCCGGATCTTCGCGGAGGATGTCACCGCGAAGAACCGGCCAGGGGCGGGGCGTTCTCAGGGATTGACGGCCGTCAGGAGGACGACGGCGTCCTCCAGGGCGAGCAGCCCGTGCCGCTCCTGCGGGATCGGGTGCAGGCGGCCGGGAGCCAGTTCCACGTCGCCGGACGCGGCGGTGAGCCGGACCGAGCCGCGCAGCACCTGGAGCGAGGCGGCGGGCGGGGCGTTGTGCTCGTCGAGCGCGGAGCCCGAGGTCAGCGCGATGACGGTCTGGCGCAGCGGGTCCTGGTGGAGCAGGAGGTGGGCGCTGCGGCCGTGCGGGGAGGTGCGGGCGGCGGCCAGGTGCTCGGCGGCGAGGGCGTTCAGATCGTTGGGAGCGTCCATATGCCCACTGTGCCGCAGCCCCGGCCCGGCCGCGAACCTGCGGCCCGGTCACGGTCGCGCTCCCACGCGTCCGCGACCGGGCCGGGGTGCGGCCGCGGCGGTGTCAGGCGCGCAGCCACACCGCCGTGTCCTGCGGGAGGCGTCCCGTCTCGTCCAGGGGGCCGCTGGCGAGCAGCAGCGCGCTGTGCGGGGGCAGGGCCGCGGCGTCGGCGGCCAGGTTGACGACGCACAGGAGTCCGTCGGTACGGGCGAAGGCGAGCACGCCGGGCGCGGCGTCCAGCCAGGTCAGCCGCTGGATGCCGGGCTCCCCTCCGGTCCCGAAGCCGGGTTCGGCACGCCGCAGCCGCAGGGCCTCGCGGTAGAGGCCGAGCATCGAGTCCGGGTCCGTGTTCTGCACGTCCGCGGCGTACCCGGACCAGCCGTCCGGCTGCGGGAGCCAGGGGTCCGTGGTGGCCCCGAATCCGGCGTACGGTTCGCCGGCCGCCCAGGGCAGCGGGACGCGGCAGCCGTCCCGGCCCGGGTCGGTGCCGTTCTTGCGGAAGTGCATCGGGTCCTGGATGCGGTCCAGCGGGATGTCGGCCTCCGGCAGCCCGAGTTCCTCGCCCTGGTAGAGGTAGGCCGCGCCGGGCAGGGCCAGCGAGAGGAGGGCCGCGGCGCGGGCCCGGCGAGTGCCGAGAGCCAGGTCGGTGGGCGTGCCGAAGGTCTTGGCCGCGAAGTCGAACCCGGTCTCCGCGCGGCCGTAGCGGGTGACGGTCCGGGTCACGTCGTGGTTGCACAGCACCCAGGTGGCGGGCGCGCCGACCGAGGCGTGCTCGGCGAGGGTGTCGTCGATGGCGGTCCGGAGCAGCCCGGCCTCCCAGGGGCAGGCCAGGAAGTTGAAGTTGAAGGCGGTGTGCAGTTCGTCGGGGCGCAGGTAGCGGGCGAACCGCTCGGTGTCGGGGAGCCAGACCTCGCCGACGAAGACCCCGCCGTACTCGTCGGCTATGGCGCGCCAGGAGCGGTAGATGTCGTGCAGTTCGTCCCGGTCCACGAAGGGGTGCGGGTCGGTGCCGATGACGAAGTCGGGCAGCGCGGGGTCCTTGGCGAGCAGGGCGGCGGAGTCGATGCGCACGCCGGCGACGCCGCGTTCGAACCAGAAGCGCAGCACGTCCTCGTGCTCCTGGCGGACGGCGGGGTGGGCCCAGTTGAGGTCGGGCTGCTGGGTGGCGAAGAGGTGGAGGTACCACTCGCCGTCCTCCAGCCTGGTCCAGGGGGTGCCGCCGAATTCGGAGACCCAGTCGTTGGGGGGGATCTCACCGTTCGCGCCGCGTCCCTTGCGGAAGTGGAAGAGGTCGCGCTCGGGGCTGCCGGAGCCGGCTTCGAGGGCGGCGCGGAACCAGGCGTGCTGGTCGGAGACGTGGTTGGGCACGATGTCAATGATGGTGCGGATGCCCAGTTCGCGGGCCTCGGCGATCAGTTTCTCGGCTTCGGCGAGGGTGCCGAAGGCGGGGTCGATCGTGCGGTAGTCGGCCACGTCGTAGCCGCCGTCGGCCAGGGGCGACAGGTACCAGGGGGTGAACCAGAGCGCGTCCACGCCCAGTTCCACGAGGTAGGGAAGCTTGGCCCGTACCCCCGCCAGGTCGCCGGTACCGTCGCCGTCGCCGTCGGCGAAGCTGCGTACGTAGATCTGGTAGATGGCGGCGTCGCGCCACCAGTGTGCGGTGGCCTCGGACGGACGGTTGGCTGCCACGTGGCGTTCCTTTCGGGCAGGTGGTACTCCGCCGCCGGCCCGGCAAGCGGGGCAGGATGGAAGGGCCGGCGGCGGAGTGCTGAGGGGGTGGCGGTCCGGGGGCGTGCCCCCGGGGCGGGGGTCAGCCCTTGAGGCCGCCCGCGGTCAGACCGCTCATGATGTTGCGCTGGAAGATCAGGAAGATGAGCAGCGTGGGGATCGAGGCGATGGTGAGTGCGGCGATGAGGACGTTCTCCGGTACACCGCTGGCCAGTGAGTAGATGCCCACGTTGAGCGTCTGCTTGTTCGGGTCGGGCAGGGTGAGCATCGGCCAGAGGAAGTCCTTCCACACGCCGACGACGGCGAAGATGGAGACGACTCCGAGGATCGGCCGGGAGATGGGCAGGACGATCGAGCGCAGGGTGCGCAGGGGTGAGGCGCCGTCCATGGCGGCGGCGTCGAGCAGTTCGCCGGGGATGGAGTCGAAGAACCGCTTCAGCAGGAAGATGTTGAAGGCGTTGGTGACCGACGGCAGCCAGATTGCCCAGGGCGAGTTGACGAGGTTCCGCTGGAAGACGGGCACGTCCAGGACCGTGAGGTACTGCGGGACGACGAGCACGGTGGCGGGGATCATCAGGGTGGCCAGCATCATGCCGAGGATGACCTTGCCGAACACCGGCCGCAGCTTGGAGAGCGAGTAGGCGGCCGCGACGTCGAAGATCAGCTGGAAGGCGAGCGCTCCGAAGGCGTAGTACAGGGTGTTGAAGAGCAGCCTGGACAGGTCCATCACGGTCCAGGCCTGCTTGTAGTTCTCGGTGTGGATGGAGCTGGGGAAGGCGGTGGGCGGGCTCTGCACCACTTCCTGGGTGGTCTTGAGGCCGCCGGTGACCATCCAGTACAGGGGGCCGAGGAAGACCACCGTGAACAGGACCATCACCAGGGCGAAGACGACCCAGTAGAAGACCTTGCCGCGGCGTCTGCCGAGCTGGGCCGGTGAGATCAGGGTGCGCTGCCGGCTGCGGTCGGCGGCGCCCTCGTTCCCGCGCCGGGCCGACTTGCGTGCGGTGCTCCCGCGCCGGGAGACCAGCGTGTTCGATGCCATGGTGTGCTCCCGTCCTAGTCTTCGCTGCTGCGGCTCAGTCGTACGTACACCGCGGAGAAGCCCGCGAGGACGACGAGCAGGACGAGGCCGAGTGCCGCCGCGCTGCCGTAGTTGTTGAAGTTGAAGGCGTACTGGTAGATGAGGTAGACGACGGTGGTGGTGGAGCCCTCGGGGCCGGCGCCGTTGGTGAGCAGGAAAGGTTCGGTGAAGACCTGCATCGTCGCGATGATCTGCATGAGCAGCAGCAGCGAGAGGATGAGGCGGGTCTGCGGGATGGTGACGTGCCAGATCTTGCGCAGCAGTCCCGCGCCGTCGAGCTCGGCCGCCTCGTACAGCTCGCCCGGGATGCCCTGGAGCGCGGCGAGGTAGATGAGCGTCGCGCCGCCCATGTTCATCCAGGTCGCCGCGATGACGACGGAGAGCATCGAGGTGGTGGTGTCCTGGAGCCATTGCTGTTCGGGCAGGTGGAAGATGGCCAGGATGCGGTTGAAGAGGCCGTAGCCGGGGTCGTAGAAGTACTTGAAGAGCAGGACCGAGGCGACCGGCGGCAGCATCACGGGGAGGTAGACCAGGAGCCGCAGGTAGCCCTGTCCGTGCCGGAACTCGTTGAGCACGACGGCGATGACGAACGGGACGAGGAAGCCGAGCAGCAGGGCGAGGACGGTGAACAGGAGGGTGTTGCGCCAGGCCTGCCAGAACGCCGGGTCGTTGAAGACGTACGTCAGGTTGGACCAGCCGGCCCAGGTGGTTTTGCCGTCCTCGTTCTTCTGGAAGGCCAGGATGAATTCCCGGACCATCGGATACCAGGAGAAGAGCGAGAAGCAGAGCACCGCTCCGATGAGGAAGCCGTGGGCTGAGATGTTGCGGCGCACGGCGCGCAGGAACTCCTCGCGGGCGGAGTCCCGGCGTGCGGGGCCTGAATGTCCTGGGCGAGGCCTGGTCGCCTTGCGGGGGGACAGGGTAGGGGCCGACATGGTGTCTCCTCGGTGCCGGTGAACGTCGAGCGCGGTACGCGCACGGGGTTCGGATGCGGGGCCGGGTCCGCGTGACCCGGCCCCGCGCGTCCGTTACTGGTTCGCCAGAACCTGGTTGACCTGCTTCTCGGCGGTGGACAGCAGCTTGTCGACGTCCGCGTTCTTGTTGGTCAGGACGCCGGACATGGCGTTGTCGAGGATCTTGTAGATCTCCTGCGCCTTCGGCGGCTCGGCCTTGCCGGGGACGGGGTTGTCCATGAAGGCCTTGAAGTTCTCGACGGGCATCGTCGCGTTCTCGGCGCGTGCGGCGTCGTCCTTGGTCTTGCTCTCACCGAGGAAGAAGTTCGGCTGCGGGAGGCCGACGGGGAGCTTGTCGGCCTTGGTGCGGGCCCAGTCGAACTGGCCCTTGCCGGGGGTGAGGTTCTTGAAGTTGAGCCAGGCGATGGCGGCCTTGATCTGGTCGGGCGAGCTGCCCTTCTTGATCAGGTAGTTGTTGCCGCCGAAGAGGGTTCCCTCGGCGCCGGGGATCGGGCCCAGGCCGAAGGTCTCGTACTCGGCACCGAGCTGCTGCACCATGTAGGCGATGTCGTCGGGCGCGGCGAGGAACATGCCGAGCTTGTCGCTGGCTATCTGCTTCTGGAGGTCGCCCCACTTCAGCAGCTGGGTCTTGCCCATGCTGTCGTCCTCCCAGCGCATGTCGTGCAGCTGCTGGAGGACCTGCTTGCCGTTGGCGTCGTTGAAGGCCGCCTTCTTGCCGGAGGCGTCGACGACGTCCCCGCCGAGGCCGAACTGGGTCGCGGCGAAGTGCCACCCGCCGTTGTTGCCGGCGCTGTACTCGCCGTAGCCGGAGATGCCCTTGCCCAGGCCCGCGATCTTCTTGGCGGCGGTGCGGACCTCCTCCCAGGTGGCCGGCGGCTTGTTCGGGTCGAGACCGGCCTCGGTGAAGAGCTTCCGGTTGATCATCAGGCCCATGGTGTAGTTGCTGGTCGGCAGGCCGTAGAGCTTGCCGTCCTTGCGGGCCACGTCGACGACCTGGGTCTGGATGTCCTTCAGCGCGGGCACCGTCTTGTCGGTGACGTACGCGGAGATGTCCTCGGCCCCGTCGTTGTCCAGGACCTGCTGGAGGTCACTGAAGTACGCGTAGAAGACGTCGGGCTGCGACTTCCCCTTCAGCATGGCGGTGAAGCGGGGCGGCTCGTTGCACTGGCCCGGGGTCGACTTCCCGTTGATCGTGACGTTCGGGTACTTCTCGTTGAACGTCTTGATGTCCTCGTTCCACTCACGCAGCTCCGCGGCCTTGGCCGCCGGCGGCATGCAGTCGATCGAGATCGTCACCTTCGTCTTCGGGTCCAGCGGAGCCGAAGGGTCGGACGACCCCTTGGACGAGCTGCTCGAATCGTCGTCCTTGCTGCTGCTCGTGCCGCAGGAGGCGAGCGAGGTCAGGGCAAGTGCGGTGACAAGGGCAGCCGCGGAGGCACGGCTGATACGGCGTGTGCGGCGCAACCCAGCACTTCTCATCGATGATCCCCTTTGGGCATGAGCGTGGATGGCCCTCGGCCGACTGACTGCCGGGGCGAGGCACACTCAACCAGCGTCGACATGTGAACGCAATATCTCGCGCAGTTTTCGTAAAAGTTTGACAGTGCTCCGCACGCGGCATGCGGGATTCGGCGTGCGCGCAGCACGGAGCGCCGTCCGGCATGCCGGACGGCGCCCCTGTATGCGGTGCTTGTTACGGGTTGATGTTGATCTTCATGGTGGACGTCGTGTTCTTCACGTCCTGGGCGTTGCCGCTGAGCTTGAGCCCGTTGAAGGTGACCTCACCGACGGCGGGCCCCTGGCCGGCCTCCGGCATCTCGTTGGCCCACAGTCCGAAGCCGGACTTGGCGTCGAAGGCGTCACCGCTCTTGCGGGCGCCGGAGATGGAGATGTCGGTCAGGATCGTGTCCTTGATCGGGAACTGCGGCTGACCCCCCACGTAGTTGGTCTGGAACATGATGCCGCTGTACGTCGGGTCGACGATGTCGACGTGGTTGATGCGGATGCCCTGGAAGACCTTGGAGGCGGAGAACAGCCAGATGCCGGGGAAGGTCTGCGTACCCCAGAAATGACCGCCCGAGCGGACCACGGAGACGTTCTCGACCGTCGTCGGACCGGTCCCGAAGCCGTTCATCGGGTAGCCGAAGTCCAGCGAGCTGACCGTGATCCCGGAGTAGACCAGGGTGTCCTCGATGCGGATGTTGCGGAAGGTGTTGTCGTAGCCGCCGTAGACGGCGAGACCGGCCGCGCGCCAGGTCAGGAGCGAGGTGAGGTTCTCGTAGACGTTGTTCTTCATGTCCGAGCCGCCGGAGTCGATCGCCGAGAACAGCGCGAAACTGTCGTCCCCGGTGGCCCGCGACTCGATGTTGACGACGTGGTTGTCGGTCGAGCCGTTGGTCATGTTGATGCCGTCGGCGAACGTGTCCCGGATGCGGGAGTTCTTGATGGTGATGCTGTCGGTGTTGGCGCCCCAGTAGAGGCACACCGTGTGCTCGTTCCAGATGTTGTCGATCACCATGTCGGAGACGTTGGAGAAGTCGAACACCTTGCCCGGTCCGTCGATGCGCGAGGTGTAGTTGCCGAAGTACGCGAAGTTCGCGAACGTCGAGCCGTTGGCGCTGGCCTCGGCCCGGAAGCCGATGTCGGTGTTCTCCTGGGCCGAGGGCGCGTGGAACCTGGTGTACCAGGGCCCCGCCCCGATGATCCGGACGGCCTTGCCGTAGACCTGGAACTTGCTGGCGGTCTCGTAGTCACCGGCCGGCAGGTAGACGCCCACCAGCTTGCCCGTGGTGTCCATCCGCACCTTGTCCAGGGCGTTCTGGACGTCCTGGTGGGTGAAGCCGGCGGGAACGGCGTAGGCGGCCGGGTCCGGGTTGGCGGTCTGGGTGGCCTGCTCCAGGCTGATGAAGTCGATCGCGTAGGTGCTGGTGTTCGCCGCGTCCTTCTGGAGCCGGATCTTGCTGCCTGCCGGGACGGTCGTGCCCAGCAGCACGTTCGCCTCGTCGTAGATGTGCCGCGGCGAGCCCGCGCCCGGGGAGTTGCCTGGGCCGGTCTCGGCGCCGTACAGCCACGCGTACTTCGAGGTGAGGTCGATCGCCTTGAGGAACGTGCCGTCGACGTAGATGTTCAGCTTGGAGTCGATGCCGCCGCCGCCCGCGGAGTCCGGGATGGAGTAGCGGGCCACCAGGCTGTTGGTGCTGGCCCTCGTGGTGAACTCGACGTAGTTGCCGGTGTCGTTGAGCGTGACGGCCTTGCGGCCCGACGCCTCGCCCGCGAGGTCGCCGACGGTCCTGTTCGGTCCGACGACCTTCGCGCCGCCGCCGGTGACCGCGTCCTCCGCCTCGTAGGTGTCGTACGGCATGTCGGCACCGCGCCCGACGAAGAACGAGCTGCTCGCGGTGTTGTTCCCGCGCTTGACCGGAAGCTCGTTGGCGTCGTCCGCGATCACCGTCTTCACGGTGTACGAGCCGTTGGCCGCCGTCCACGAGCCCAGGTTCACCGGGGCGGTCGTGGCACCCGCGGCTATCGCGCCGCTGTAGCTGCCGGTGAGGGTCTTCACCGTGGCGCCCTTGGAGTCGAGCAGGGTCAGGGTGACGGCGTGGCTGCCCGAGGCGGACGCGACCGTGCCCTGGTTCCTGATGGCCGCGGAGAAGGTGACGTTGTCGCCCTCGGCCGGGGCGGACGGCGAGGTGGTGACCGCCGAGAGCACCAGGTCGGAGCTGTCGACCGGCTTGACGACCAGCCCGGCCGCGCTGGTGTAGGTGTTGTCGGTCTCATTCTGCTCGATGATCTCGTTGTCCGGGTCGGCCACGGCGCTGAGGGTGTACGTCCCCGCGTCGAGCGCCCCGATGTCCGCGCTCACCTGCGTAGAGGCCCCGGCGGCGAGCGCGCCCACGGAGGCGGTGGCCACCTTGGAGTCGCCGAGCCGGAATTCGAGCTTGCCCGCCGGAGCGGCGACGGCGCCGCTGTTGCGCACCGTCGCGGTGAGCTTCACCGGGTCCGACTCGACCGGCGCGGACGGGTCCGCGGTCAGGGCGCTGACCTGGAGGTTCGGGTTGGGGGCCGGGGCGCCCAGGACCTGGAACTCCGCGACCTGTCCGGCGGACGAGCCGGTGTTGGAGGTGAACTTCAGCTGGACGTCGGCGACCCGGGCGTCGACCGGAATGGTCACCGTGTTGCCGCTGCCGGGGCTGAAGGCGTAGTCCTTGGCGGCGACCAGGCCGGTGAAGGACGAGGCGCTCTGCTCACGGCCGAGCACCTGGATGTTCTGCGTCCTGGCGCCCCAGCTGCTGTCCGGGTTGAGCTTGACGACGACGCTCTGGGTGTCGGCGTTGGCGCCCAGCTTGACCGTGAGGGTGTTGGGGTAGCTGCCGCCCGCGCCCTCCCAGTAGGTGGAGAGCTGGTTGTCGTTGGCGTTCTCCGCGACGAACATGTGGACCACGGAGGAGGCGGCGATGGGCTTGCCGACGGCGAGGTCGGAGGCGGCGCCGGTGCTGCCGTTGCGGGTGACGGTGTTGCTGTCGCCCGAGACGTTGCCCGCCGCGTCCTTGGCCCGGACGAAGTACGACACGGTGGTGCCTGCGGGCTGGGTGTCGGTGTAGGTGGTGACATCGCCCGCGACGCTCTCGCGCAGCACGTTGTTGGCGTAGATGTCGTAGCCGGTGACGGCCTTGTTGTCGCTGGAGGCCTGCCAGACCAGCTTGATCTGCCCGGAGGCCGGCTCGGTGAAGCTCAGGTTCGCCGGTGCGGTGGGCGCCTGGGTGTCGCCGGTCCCCCCGCTGCGGGTGACGGTGTTGCTGTTGCCCGAGACGTTGCCCGCCGCGTCCTTGGCCCGGACGTAGTAGGACACGGTGGTGCCGGCCGGGCGGGTGTCGGTGTACGTGGTGACGTCACCGGCCACGCTGGTCAGCAGGGTGTTGTCGGCGTAGATGTCGTAGCCGGTGACGGCGGTGTCGTCCGTCGAGGCCTTCCAGGTCAGCCGGATCTGTCCGGTGGCCGGTTCGGTGTACGCCAGCTGGGCCGGCGCGCTCGGTGCCTGGGTGTCACCGGACTCGGGGCCGTAGATCTCCAGCTCGGAGACCTGGGCGCCGGGCTGGACGCTGTTGGCGCTGACCAGGACGCGCACATAGCGGGTGGTGGTGGCGTCGAAGGTGATCGTCGCCTTCTCACCGGCCGTGGGGCTGAAGGTGTACGCCTGGGCCTGGGTCAGGTCGGTGAAGTCCGTGCCGTTGGCGCTGCCCTGGATCTTCAGCGTCTGGCTGCGGGTCTCCCAGCCGTCCGGCAGGCGCAGCACCACGCGGTCGACCCGTACGGACGAGCCGAGATCGGCCTGGATCCACTGCGGCAGTTCGTTGTTGCGGCTCTCCCAGTAGCTGGCCGGGTTGCCGTCGTTGGCGTGGGCGGCGACGTACGTCTCGGTGTAGCTGCTGGCCGTGAGCGTGCGCCCGGCGGCGAGGTTCACCGAGGACTCCGCCGCCGCCCGGACCTCC comes from Streptomyces sp. Mut1 and encodes:
- a CDS encoding discoidin domain-containing protein, which codes for MRTRRWRWRVLSATVSTSLMMVAWPALNASAAGGPNIAAGQRAAASSGKSAGNIADGQQSTYWEGSGKSLPQWVQSDLGKVTRIDQVTLKLPADWATRRQTLSLQGSVDGTSFATLKTSAAYTFAPGSSNKVTISFPAAQARFVRADITANTASKNGQLAELEVRAAAESSVNLAAGRTLTASSYTETYVAAHANDGNPASYWESRNNELPQWIQADLGSSVRVDRVVLRLPDGWETRSQTLKIQGSANGTDFTDLTQAQAYTFSPTAGEKATITFDATTTRYVRVLVSANSVQPGAQVSELEIYGPESGDTQAPSAPAQLAYTEPATGQIRLTWKASTDDTAVTGYDIYADNTLLTSVAGDVTTYTDTRPAGTTVSYYVRAKDAAGNVSGNSNTVTRSGGTGDTQAPTAPANLSFTEPASGQIKLVWQASSDNKAVTGYDIYANNVLRESVAGDVTTYTDTQPAGTTVSYFVRAKDAAGNVSGDSNTVTRNGSTGAASDLAVGKPIAASSVVHMFVAENANDNQLSTYWEGAGGSYPNTLTVKLGANADTQSVVVKLNPDSSWGARTQNIQVLGREQSASSFTGLVAAKDYAFSPGSGNTVTIPVDARVADVQLKFTSNTGSSAGQVAEFQVLGAPAPNPNLQVSALTADPSAPVESDPVKLTATVRNSGAVAAPAGKLEFRLGDSKVATASVGALAAGASTQVSADIGALDAGTYTLSAVADPDNEIIEQNETDNTYTSAAGLVVKPVDSSDLVLSAVTTSPSAPAEGDNVTFSAAIRNQGTVASASGSHAVTLTLLDSKGATVKTLTGSYSGAIAAGATTAPVNLGSWTAANGSYTVKTVIADDANELPVKRGNNTASSSFFVGRGADMPYDTYEAEDAVTGGGAKVVGPNRTVGDLAGEASGRKAVTLNDTGNYVEFTTRASTNSLVARYSIPDSAGGGGIDSKLNIYVDGTFLKAIDLTSKYAWLYGAETGPGNSPGAGSPRHIYDEANVLLGTTVPAGSKIRLQKDAANTSTYAIDFISLEQATQTANPDPAAYAVPAGFTHQDVQNALDKVRMDTTGKLVGVYLPAGDYETASKFQVYGKAVRIIGAGPWYTRFHAPSAQENTDIGFRAEASANGSTFANFAYFGNYTSRIDGPGKVFDFSNVSDMVIDNIWNEHTVCLYWGANTDSITIKNSRIRDTFADGINMTNGSTDNHVVNIESRATGDDSFALFSAIDSGGSDMKNNVYENLTSLLTWRAAGLAVYGGYDNTFRNIRIEDTLVYSGITVSSLDFGYPMNGFGTGPTTVENVSVVRSGGHFWGTQTFPGIWLFSASKVFQGIRINHVDIVDPTYSGIMFQTNYVGGQPQFPIKDTILTDISISGARKSGDAFDAKSGFGLWANEMPEAGQGPAVGEVTFNGLKLSGNAQDVKNTTSTMKININP